One stretch of Pseudoxanthomonas sp. Root65 DNA includes these proteins:
- a CDS encoding NAD(P)H-dependent glycerol-3-phosphate dehydrogenase, with protein MSEDLKSADVLKIAVLGAGSWGTALAALMARHGHHVTLWGRDPVVAAAIDGQHENTRYLPGIALPDTLRATTDLVAALVDADQVLVVVPSHAFTETLRTLAPLRPAKAGVAWATKGFETGSGRFLHEVAEEVLGPDVPVAVVTGPSFAKEVALGLPTAVTVHGADPVFAQAVADVMHGPAFRAYTGDDMVGAELGGAMKNVLAVATGVSDGMQLGLNARAGLITRGLNEMLRLSAAIGAKPETLMGLAGLGDLVLTCTGDLSRNRRLGLALGRGQSLQDAVREIGQVVESVQTADEVMRQAERHGIDLPISSAVRAVLHGDLTPRDGLQHLLSREQKPEYPETLFK; from the coding sequence ATGTCTGAAGACCTGAAATCCGCCGACGTGCTGAAGATCGCGGTGCTGGGCGCCGGATCCTGGGGTACCGCCCTGGCCGCGCTGATGGCGCGGCACGGGCACCACGTGACGCTGTGGGGTCGCGACCCGGTGGTCGCGGCCGCCATCGACGGCCAGCACGAGAACACCCGCTACTTGCCCGGCATCGCCTTGCCGGACACCTTGCGCGCCACCACCGACCTGGTGGCGGCACTTGTCGATGCCGACCAGGTGCTGGTGGTCGTGCCGTCGCACGCCTTCACCGAAACCCTCCGCACGCTGGCGCCGTTGCGCCCCGCCAAGGCGGGCGTGGCGTGGGCGACCAAGGGCTTCGAGACCGGCTCAGGCCGTTTCCTGCACGAGGTCGCCGAAGAAGTCCTCGGCCCCGACGTGCCGGTCGCGGTCGTCACCGGCCCGTCGTTCGCCAAGGAAGTCGCGCTGGGCCTGCCCACCGCCGTCACCGTGCACGGTGCCGATCCGGTGTTCGCGCAGGCGGTGGCCGACGTGATGCATGGTCCGGCATTCCGCGCCTACACCGGCGACGACATGGTCGGTGCCGAACTCGGCGGCGCGATGAAGAACGTGCTCGCCGTGGCCACCGGCGTCTCCGATGGCATGCAGCTGGGCCTCAACGCCCGCGCCGGCCTGATCACGCGCGGACTCAACGAAATGCTGCGCCTGTCCGCCGCCATCGGCGCCAAACCGGAAACGCTGATGGGCCTGGCCGGCTTGGGCGACCTGGTGCTGACCTGCACCGGCGACCTGTCGCGCAACCGCCGCCTGGGCCTGGCGCTCGGCCGCGGGCAGTCGCTGCAGGATGCGGTGCGCGAAATCGGCCAGGTGGTCGAGTCGGTGCAGACCGCCGACGAAGTCATGCGCCAGGCGGAACGCCATGGCATCGACCTGCCCATCTCCAGTGCGGTGCGTGCGGTCCTGCACGGCGACCTGACCCCGCGCGATGGCCTGCAGCATCTGCTGTCGCGCGAACAGAAGCCGGAGTATCCGGAAACGCTGTTCAAGTAG
- a CDS encoding rhodanese-like domain-containing protein yields the protein MNFEEVLAFATRSPYNQILSLGLVALTIGLVYTEVARLFRGYKALRPAELTHLINSENALVIDLSASNDFEKGHIAGSRNVLPSAFDPESKLLAGAKSQPVVLVCRTGQASGAAANRLKKAGFEKVYVLEGGIAAWQQADLPLIKGR from the coding sequence GTGAATTTCGAAGAAGTCCTGGCCTTCGCCACCCGTTCTCCCTACAACCAGATCCTGTCGCTCGGCCTGGTGGCCCTGACGATCGGCCTCGTCTACACCGAAGTCGCGCGCCTGTTCCGTGGGTACAAGGCGCTGCGCCCGGCCGAGCTGACCCATCTGATCAACAGCGAAAACGCGCTGGTCATCGACCTGTCGGCGAGCAACGACTTCGAAAAGGGCCACATCGCCGGCAGCCGCAACGTGCTGCCCAGCGCCTTCGACCCCGAGAGCAAGCTGCTGGCCGGGGCCAAGTCCCAGCCGGTGGTGCTGGTCTGCCGTACCGGGCAGGCCTCCGGCGCCGCCGCCAATCGGCTGAAGAAGGCCGGCTTCGAAAAGGTTTACGTGCTGGAAGGCGGCATCGCCGCCTGGCAGCAGGCCGACCTGCCGCTGATCAAGGGCCGCTGA
- a CDS encoding heme biosynthesis HemY N-terminal domain-containing protein, which produces MKPFRTVVVLLVLLLAGVLASQWMATTTRDLGEVFIRFAGYDLHTNVPRALLSLLLVVALFWVAWRLLSLPFRAWGRHRRKQARARLIDGLDALHAGHWQKAEKLLERASEDTEVGTIARVAAVRAAQARDDDAAVQRHLLALRERSAQAHAITAAQIALDAGRPQEALTVLDAAEAQPLPPRGLALRADALAGSARAGEAYGLLGALKQQQALAPAAFEALEIRLATQSLREATDPNVLAERWEALTKPLRLQPSVVAAYAERAAALRWEDAATRSIEQALESRWDESLVALYGRLPVGKLDSRRASAQHWLHAHPASPALLVTLGRLARQQGQWTAAQEFLHRAVAQGAGAEAWEELATGFNEAGDTASAQQCHANAVKAARGETPVTLPARDMRQEIHDAAVVEERDAHGLPRLRD; this is translated from the coding sequence ATGAAGCCGTTCCGTACTGTCGTGGTGCTGTTGGTGCTGCTGCTCGCCGGCGTGCTGGCATCGCAGTGGATGGCCACCACCACGCGCGATCTGGGCGAGGTCTTCATCCGGTTCGCCGGTTACGACCTGCACACCAACGTGCCGCGCGCCCTGCTTTCGCTGCTGCTGGTCGTGGCGCTGTTCTGGGTTGCCTGGCGCCTGCTCAGCCTGCCGTTCCGCGCGTGGGGTCGCCATCGTCGCAAGCAGGCGCGGGCAAGGCTCATCGACGGTCTGGATGCGCTGCACGCCGGGCACTGGCAGAAGGCCGAAAAACTGCTGGAGCGCGCGTCGGAGGACACCGAGGTCGGCACCATCGCGCGTGTCGCCGCCGTGCGCGCCGCCCAGGCGCGTGACGACGACGCGGCGGTGCAGCGCCATCTGCTCGCCCTGCGCGAACGCTCCGCCCAGGCCCATGCGATCACCGCGGCGCAGATCGCACTCGATGCCGGCCGGCCGCAGGAGGCGCTGACCGTGCTGGATGCGGCCGAGGCGCAGCCGCTGCCGCCGCGCGGCCTGGCGCTGCGCGCCGACGCCCTCGCCGGCAGCGCACGCGCAGGCGAGGCCTACGGACTGCTGGGCGCGCTGAAGCAGCAGCAGGCCCTGGCGCCCGCCGCGTTCGAGGCGCTGGAGATCCGGCTGGCAACGCAATCGTTGCGCGAGGCTACCGATCCCAACGTGCTGGCCGAGCGCTGGGAAGCGCTGACCAAACCGCTGCGCCTGCAACCGTCGGTCGTGGCGGCCTATGCCGAACGCGCCGCCGCGCTGCGCTGGGAAGACGCGGCGACGCGCAGCATCGAGCAGGCGCTGGAATCGCGCTGGGACGAAAGCCTGGTGGCGCTGTATGGGCGGCTGCCGGTGGGCAAGCTGGATTCGCGCCGTGCCAGTGCCCAGCACTGGCTGCACGCCCATCCCGCCAGCCCGGCCTTGCTGGTGACACTGGGACGGCTCGCGCGCCAGCAGGGCCAGTGGACGGCGGCACAGGAGTTCCTGCATCGCGCCGTCGCCCAGGGCGCGGGCGCGGAGGCGTGGGAGGAACTGGCGACCGGCTTCAACGAAGCCGGCGACACCGCCTCGGCGCAGCAATGCCACGCCAACGCGGTCAAGGCGGCGCGCGGCGAAACGCCGGTGACATTGCCGGCGCGCGACATGCGGCAGGAAATCCATGACGCCGCCGTCGTCGAGGAGCGCGACGCGCACGGATTGCCGCGCCTGCGGGACTGA
- a CDS encoding DUF4349 domain-containing protein: MLALLFLIASCSKREMSSHEAEVAAAAPAMDEAADAAAAPAPAESQETSALQAPGVTAAQLASDVVVQTDPQRRFIRTAQADFQVKDVYRTALAIEDEVAKQGGFVVDNDIQSQVQRVQSRPLGNGKRLELAEYRLQGALTVRVPSERTQVFLRAIASQMEFLDRRHFTARDAQFDLLRQQLARQRAQDEQQELGDAVQGGGKLGDKADAIHARAEARTSRDEAVIAQKEFEDRVAFSTITLSLNQDVQVRRSERVDVDAVFRDNGPGFFRQLGDALAVGWRGGLQAVVALATLWPLWLVVLAMVIGWRRWRRKPAAR; the protein is encoded by the coding sequence TTGTTGGCTCTGCTGTTCCTGATCGCGTCCTGCAGCAAGCGGGAGATGTCGTCGCACGAGGCGGAGGTCGCCGCCGCCGCCCCCGCGATGGATGAAGCCGCCGATGCGGCGGCGGCACCCGCACCCGCGGAGAGTCAGGAAACGTCCGCGCTGCAGGCCCCCGGCGTCACCGCCGCGCAACTGGCATCCGACGTGGTGGTGCAGACCGACCCGCAGCGCCGCTTCATCCGCACCGCGCAGGCGGATTTCCAGGTCAAGGACGTGTACCGCACGGCGCTGGCGATCGAGGACGAGGTCGCGAAACAAGGCGGTTTCGTCGTCGACAACGACATCCAGTCGCAGGTGCAGCGCGTGCAGAGCCGGCCGCTCGGCAACGGCAAGCGGCTGGAGCTGGCCGAATACCGTCTGCAGGGTGCGCTGACGGTGCGCGTGCCGAGCGAGCGCACGCAGGTGTTCCTGCGCGCCATCGCGTCGCAGATGGAGTTCCTGGATCGTCGCCACTTCACCGCCCGTGACGCGCAGTTCGACCTGTTGCGGCAGCAGCTGGCGCGGCAGCGTGCGCAGGACGAACAGCAGGAACTCGGCGATGCCGTGCAGGGCGGCGGCAAGCTGGGCGACAAGGCCGATGCCATCCACGCACGCGCCGAAGCGCGGACGAGCCGCGACGAGGCCGTGATTGCGCAGAAGGAATTCGAGGACCGCGTGGCATTCAGCACCATCACGCTGTCGCTGAATCAGGACGTGCAGGTACGCCGCAGCGAGCGCGTCGACGTGGATGCGGTGTTCCGCGACAACGGTCCCGGCTTCTTCCGCCAGCTGGGCGATGCGCTGGCGGTCGGCTGGCGTGGTGGTCTGCAGGCGGTGGTGGCGCTGGCCACGCTGTGGCCGCTGTGGCTGGTCGTGCTGGCGATGGTGATCGGCTGGCGGCGCTGGCGCAGGAAGCCGGCCGCCCGCTGA
- a CDS encoding restriction endonuclease has protein sequence MTVPTYDQLMLPLLRLAGARLANDLPTAEKLLGDEFGLTLDERTTMLPSGQQTALRNRTGWASFYLMKAGLLAKPKRGYFEITERGREVLKAPPASIDKTFLASFPEFREFLMGSPGDSSENVTQVLAQSTAPDQVTPDEALQGAYQQLRSELASQVLERLLQVSPEFFEQIVVELLVAMGYGGSRRDAGERIGRSGDGGIDGIIKEDRLGLDVIYIQAKRWQGTVGRPEIQKFVGALHGQRARKGVFITTSAFSAEARDYVSHIDVKVVLLDGIQIASLMIDHGVGVTPVATYVVKRLDSDYFEEI, from the coding sequence ATGACAGTTCCGACCTACGATCAATTGATGCTGCCTCTTCTGAGGCTGGCGGGTGCTCGACTCGCAAACGATCTTCCAACAGCCGAGAAGCTGTTAGGCGATGAGTTTGGACTGACGTTGGACGAGCGCACGACAATGCTGCCAAGTGGGCAGCAAACGGCTCTCAGAAACAGAACCGGCTGGGCCAGCTTCTATCTGATGAAGGCGGGCTTGCTGGCGAAGCCGAAACGAGGGTACTTCGAGATCACTGAGCGGGGTCGAGAGGTACTCAAGGCACCACCCGCCAGTATCGACAAGACCTTCCTCGCAAGCTTTCCGGAGTTCAGAGAGTTCCTGATGGGCTCGCCCGGAGATTCGTCTGAGAACGTCACTCAAGTGCTGGCCCAATCCACGGCACCAGACCAGGTGACGCCCGACGAGGCGTTGCAGGGTGCCTACCAGCAGTTGCGTAGTGAACTCGCATCGCAAGTGCTTGAGCGGCTGCTGCAAGTAAGTCCGGAGTTCTTTGAGCAGATCGTCGTAGAGCTGCTGGTCGCCATGGGGTATGGCGGATCCAGGCGAGACGCAGGGGAGCGTATTGGGCGATCCGGTGATGGCGGAATCGACGGCATCATCAAGGAAGACCGTCTTGGTTTGGATGTTATCTATATCCAGGCAAAGCGCTGGCAAGGAACCGTGGGTCGTCCGGAAATCCAGAAGTTCGTCGGTGCGCTGCACGGTCAGCGTGCGCGTAAAGGTGTGTTCATCACGACCAGCGCTTTCTCTGCTGAAGCAAGGGACTACGTCTCGCACATCGATGTCAAAGTTGTGCTCCTGGACGGCATCCAGATCGCCAGCTTGATGATTGACCATGGCGTAGGCGTGACACCCGTGGCGACATACGTGGTCAAGCGGCTCGACTCGGACTATTTCGAAGAAATCTAG
- a CDS encoding YiiD C-terminal domain-containing protein yields MRPEEALQELREYCRGMPPVAAMGVEVDGFHDEVLRLTAPLSANVNDKGNAFGGSLTSLMTVAGWGLVTLKLRLAGLKAEVYVADSQIRYLAPLYGDLVADASFADGQSPETFVDTLVQRGRARIQVEACIRLPEGGMATTLSGRFVAIAKR; encoded by the coding sequence ATGCGTCCGGAAGAAGCCCTGCAGGAACTGCGTGAGTACTGTCGCGGCATGCCGCCCGTGGCGGCGATGGGCGTGGAGGTCGACGGCTTCCACGACGAGGTCCTGCGGCTGACCGCGCCGCTGTCGGCCAACGTCAACGACAAGGGCAACGCGTTCGGCGGCAGCCTGACCTCGCTGATGACGGTGGCCGGCTGGGGCCTGGTGACGCTGAAGCTGCGCCTCGCCGGGCTGAAGGCGGAGGTGTACGTGGCCGACAGCCAGATCCGCTATCTCGCCCCGCTGTACGGCGACTTGGTGGCCGACGCGTCCTTCGCCGATGGCCAGTCGCCGGAGACCTTCGTCGACACGCTGGTGCAGCGCGGCCGCGCACGCATCCAGGTGGAGGCCTGCATCCGGCTGCCTGAAGGCGGCATGGCGACCACGCTGAGCGGGCGCTTCGTCGCCATCGCGAAGCGGTAG
- the secB gene encoding protein-export chaperone SecB → MSDETTNGAVAPAAEAAGPAFTVEKIYVKDVSFEAPGAPAVFAENVQPELQLNLNQRVQRLGENAFEVVLGVTLTCKAGDKTAYVAEVQQAGIFGLIGLEAQAVDVLLGTQCPNILFPYVRQLVSDLVQAGGFPPFFLQPINFEALYAESLRQRAAQGGDAALANSEPVGNA, encoded by the coding sequence ATGTCCGACGAGACCACCAACGGCGCGGTTGCGCCTGCCGCCGAAGCCGCTGGCCCCGCTTTCACTGTCGAGAAGATCTACGTCAAGGACGTTTCCTTCGAAGCCCCGGGCGCGCCGGCCGTGTTCGCCGAGAACGTGCAGCCGGAACTGCAGCTCAACCTCAACCAGCGCGTGCAGCGCCTGGGCGAGAACGCCTTCGAAGTCGTGCTGGGCGTGACCCTGACCTGCAAGGCCGGCGACAAGACCGCCTACGTGGCGGAAGTGCAGCAGGCGGGCATCTTCGGCCTGATCGGGCTGGAAGCGCAGGCCGTGGACGTGCTGCTCGGCACGCAGTGCCCGAACATCCTGTTCCCGTACGTGCGCCAGCTGGTCAGCGACCTGGTGCAGGCCGGCGGCTTCCCGCCGTTCTTCCTGCAGCCGATCAACTTCGAGGCGCTGTACGCCGAATCGCTGCGCCAGCGCGCCGCGCAGGGAGGCGACGCCGCCCTCGCCAACTCGGAACCGGTCGGCAACGCCTGA
- a CDS encoding acetyl-CoA C-acetyltransferase, whose protein sequence is MPAPRPVAILGGVRIPFCRQNTAYADVGNLGMSVRTLGALVERFGLHGQQLGEVAMGAVIKHSSDWNLGREAALSSGLSPLTPGITLQRACGTSLDTIIHIGNKIALGQIESGIGGGSDTTSEVPIVYGKKLRARLLAANRAKTTQDKIKALVSGFKLGELKPEFPGVAEPRTGKSMGEHCEDMAKEWSISRDSQDELAVASHKKLAAAYERGFFDDLIAPFRGLERDNILRPDTSLEKLATLKPAFDKTSGRGTLTAANSTPLTDGAAAVLLASDEWAKAHGHEPLAYLKDAQVSAVDFVHGEGLLMAPTVAVPEMLKRHGLTLQDFDIYEIHEAFAAQVLCTLRAWESEDYCRNRLGLDAPLGRIDPAKMNPNGSSLATGHPFAATGARIVATVAKELQQRGGGRALVSICTAGGMGVVAIIER, encoded by the coding sequence ATGCCCGCTCCCCGTCCCGTCGCCATCCTCGGCGGCGTCCGCATTCCGTTCTGTCGCCAGAACACGGCCTACGCGGATGTGGGGAACCTGGGCATGTCGGTGCGCACGCTGGGCGCGCTGGTCGAGCGCTTCGGCCTGCACGGCCAGCAGCTGGGCGAAGTGGCGATGGGCGCGGTGATCAAGCATTCGTCCGACTGGAACCTGGGCCGCGAAGCCGCGCTGTCGTCCGGCCTGTCGCCGCTGACGCCGGGCATCACCCTGCAGCGCGCCTGCGGCACCAGCCTCGACACCATCATCCACATCGGCAACAAGATCGCGCTGGGCCAGATCGAGTCCGGTATCGGCGGCGGTTCCGACACCACGTCCGAAGTGCCGATCGTCTACGGCAAGAAGTTGCGCGCACGCCTGCTCGCCGCCAATCGCGCCAAGACCACGCAGGACAAGATCAAGGCGCTGGTCAGCGGCTTCAAGCTCGGCGAGCTCAAGCCCGAGTTCCCCGGCGTGGCCGAGCCGCGCACCGGCAAGAGCATGGGCGAGCACTGCGAGGACATGGCGAAGGAGTGGAGCATCTCGCGCGATTCGCAGGACGAGCTGGCGGTCGCCTCGCACAAGAAGCTGGCCGCGGCCTACGAGCGTGGCTTCTTCGACGACCTGATCGCCCCGTTCCGCGGGCTGGAGCGCGACAACATCCTGCGCCCCGACACCTCGCTGGAAAAGCTGGCCACGCTGAAGCCGGCGTTCGACAAGACCTCCGGCCGCGGCACGCTGACCGCCGCCAACTCCACGCCGCTGACCGATGGCGCGGCTGCCGTGCTGCTGGCCAGCGACGAGTGGGCGAAGGCGCACGGCCATGAGCCGCTGGCGTACCTGAAGGATGCGCAGGTGTCCGCCGTCGATTTCGTCCATGGCGAAGGCCTGCTGATGGCGCCGACGGTGGCCGTGCCCGAGATGCTCAAGCGCCACGGACTGACGCTGCAGGATTTCGACATCTACGAGATCCACGAAGCCTTCGCCGCGCAGGTGCTGTGCACGCTGCGCGCGTGGGAGAGCGAGGACTACTGCCGCAACCGTCTGGGCCTGGATGCGCCGCTGGGCAGGATCGATCCCGCCAAGATGAACCCCAACGGCTCCTCGCTGGCGACCGGCCACCCCTTCGCCGCCACCGGCGCGCGCATCGTCGCCACCGTGGCCAAGGAACTGCAGCAGCGCGGCGGCGGCCGCGCGCTGGTCTCCATCTGCACCGCGGGCGGCATGGGCGTAGTGGCGATCATCGAGCGTTGA
- a CDS encoding uroporphyrinogen-III synthase produces the protein MGHPTPPAWYVISLRPQGGHDALRRAARRHGAGLLALSPWRIRHCDDDATRAALRAALDCDIVVVTSPAAVAAARALQPLAARAGQHWLAVGSGTAAALRRAGVDQVEFPARMDSEGLLALPGLADLRGRRLGFITAPDGRNLLVPTLEARGATVDRAEVYRRQSLPLTARALEGLAALQAPACLLLSSGGALQEVLAQLPPPLAGRFRAMPVVAASERLARAAEEAGFARVVLADGPRPAQLMKAACTIGPTGIR, from the coding sequence ATGGGACATCCAACGCCGCCGGCATGGTACGTCATCTCGCTGCGGCCCCAGGGCGGCCACGATGCGTTGAGGCGTGCCGCGCGTCGACACGGTGCGGGCCTGTTGGCGCTCTCGCCATGGCGCATCCGCCACTGCGACGACGATGCCACGCGCGCCGCCCTGCGTGCCGCACTGGACTGCGACATCGTCGTCGTCACCAGCCCCGCCGCCGTCGCCGCGGCCCGGGCGCTGCAGCCGCTGGCGGCGCGTGCGGGACAGCACTGGCTGGCGGTCGGCAGCGGCACGGCGGCGGCGTTGCGGCGGGCCGGCGTGGACCAGGTCGAGTTCCCCGCCCGCATGGACAGCGAGGGGCTGCTCGCCCTGCCCGGGCTGGCCGACCTGCGCGGCAGGCGGCTCGGTTTCATCACCGCACCGGACGGACGCAATCTGCTGGTGCCCACGCTGGAAGCCCGCGGCGCGACGGTGGATCGCGCCGAGGTGTACCGACGCCAATCCCTTCCCTTGACGGCGCGCGCCCTCGAGGGGTTGGCCGCGCTGCAGGCACCGGCCTGCCTGCTGCTCAGCAGCGGCGGCGCCTTGCAGGAGGTACTGGCGCAGCTGCCGCCGCCGCTGGCCGGACGGTTCAGGGCGATGCCGGTCGTGGCCGCCAGCGAACGCCTGGCGCGGGCGGCGGAAGAGGCCGGCTTTGCGCGTGTCGTCCTCGCCGACGGCCCGCGCCCCGCGCAACTGATGAAGGCGGCGTGCACGATCGGACCCACGGGCATCCGGTAG
- the ggt gene encoding gamma-glutamyltransferase: MNRLLRVSLLVFLLVAPIAQAKTPVARGTGGAAATISEQATQSAIAILDQGGNAVDAAVAAAATLGVTDPFSCGIGGGGFMVVYLAKDKRVITLDHRETAPAATPPTLFVEDGKAMDVDTAVASGLSVGVPGTVRGWHEALQRYGTMSFAQVLAPAIAVAEQGFVVDANFSQLVARNEGKFNRFPATAALYLRNGKALPSGTTLRNPDLARSYRALADGGVDAFYAGPMARAIVDTVNRPPTAPGVSVHGSRMTLADLANYEVRVRLPVHSTYRGYDLYGMPLPSSGGVTVFEALNMLEGYELGSMSRAEVEHLYLEASRLAFADRDAYLADPEYVDAPVAGLLSKDYAARRRGLIDPERAATGAVAAGDPYPFQHDPSPPVRPAPRTLQPESAHTTHLTVSDKDGNVVAYTFTIEDWGGSGMVVPGYGFLLNNELTDFDFIPPHPNIPEAGKRPRSSMTPTIALKDGRPAFSIGSPGGSTIITTVLQTIVNHIDLGMPMDQAIDAPRLSQRNGATTDIEPGYADSGQAKALTDRGQRWSAQAEEIGAANALVFNADGTVTAVSEGHRHGVGSAQVQKPAR, from the coding sequence ATGAACCGACTCCTTCGCGTTTCGCTGCTGGTCTTCCTCCTGGTCGCGCCGATCGCGCAGGCGAAAACGCCGGTCGCCCGGGGCACCGGAGGCGCCGCCGCGACGATCAGCGAGCAGGCCACGCAGTCCGCGATCGCGATCCTGGACCAGGGCGGCAATGCCGTCGATGCCGCCGTCGCGGCTGCCGCCACGCTCGGCGTCACCGACCCTTTCAGCTGCGGCATCGGCGGCGGCGGCTTCATGGTGGTGTACCTGGCGAAGGACAAACGCGTGATCACCCTCGATCATCGCGAGACCGCGCCGGCGGCCACACCGCCGACCTTGTTCGTCGAGGACGGCAAGGCGATGGATGTCGATACCGCCGTCGCCAGTGGACTGTCTGTCGGCGTGCCCGGCACCGTCCGCGGCTGGCATGAGGCGCTGCAGCGCTACGGCACGATGTCGTTTGCGCAGGTGCTGGCGCCTGCCATTGCGGTGGCCGAACAGGGCTTCGTGGTGGACGCCAACTTCTCGCAGCTGGTCGCGCGCAACGAGGGCAAGTTCAACCGCTTCCCCGCCACGGCCGCGCTGTACCTTCGCAATGGCAAGGCGCTTCCGTCCGGCACGACGCTGCGCAACCCCGACCTGGCCCGCAGTTATCGCGCACTGGCCGATGGCGGCGTGGATGCGTTCTATGCCGGACCGATGGCGCGCGCGATTGTCGATACGGTCAACCGGCCGCCGACCGCACCCGGCGTATCGGTGCACGGCAGCCGCATGACGCTGGCGGACCTGGCGAACTACGAAGTGCGCGTGCGCCTGCCGGTGCATTCGACCTATCGCGGCTACGACCTCTACGGCATGCCGTTGCCGAGCAGCGGCGGCGTGACCGTGTTCGAGGCACTGAACATGCTGGAAGGCTACGAGCTCGGCTCGATGTCCCGCGCGGAGGTCGAGCACCTGTACCTGGAAGCCAGCCGCCTCGCCTTCGCCGACCGCGACGCCTACCTGGCCGATCCCGAATATGTCGACGCGCCCGTCGCGGGTCTGCTCAGCAAGGACTACGCGGCACGGCGCCGTGGATTGATCGATCCGGAGCGCGCCGCGACGGGCGCTGTCGCGGCCGGCGATCCCTACCCGTTCCAGCACGATCCCAGCCCTCCAGTGCGTCCGGCGCCGCGCACGCTGCAGCCGGAAAGCGCGCATACCACGCACCTCACCGTGTCCGACAAGGACGGCAACGTCGTCGCCTACACCTTCACCATCGAGGACTGGGGCGGCAGCGGCATGGTGGTGCCGGGCTACGGCTTCCTGCTGAACAACGAACTGACCGACTTCGATTTCATTCCGCCTCACCCGAACATTCCCGAAGCCGGCAAGCGTCCGCGCAGCAGCATGACGCCGACCATCGCGCTGAAGGATGGCAGGCCGGCGTTCTCGATCGGCAGTCCCGGCGGATCGACCATCATCACCACGGTGCTGCAGACCATCGTCAACCACATCGACCTCGGCATGCCGATGGACCAGGCCATCGACGCCCCGCGCCTGTCGCAGCGCAACGGCGCCACGACGGACATCGAGCCGGGCTATGCGGACAGCGGGCAGGCGAAGGCGCTGACGGATCGCGGGCAGCGTTGGTCAGCGCAGGCAGAGGAAATCGGCGCGGCGAACGCGCTGGTGTTCAATGCGGACGGCACGGTGACAGCGGTGAGCGAAGGCCACCGGCATGGCGTGGGAAGTGCGCAGGTGCAGAAGCCTGCTCGGTGA